AACGCGAGCCACAGTCCGACCGCGGCGCCGAGCCCGCGAACCTTGTCGTCGCACCGCGTGGCGATGACGAACGCCAGCGCGACGAACACCAGCGTGAGCGCGACGCCGCAGGCGAGCAGCGTCGCCAACGTCGCCGCCTCCGCGCGGCTGCCGAGTCCGTGGATCGCGAACGGCAGCCCCACGCCCGCGACGAAGCCGACGGCGAGCGGCAGCGCGAGCCCCAGCAGCAGGCCGCCGAACAGCGGCGGCCGGCCGACGGGCTGGGTGAGGAGCAGCTCGGTGAACTCGCGCGCGTCGTACAGGTACGTGGTGCCGAACACGAGGGCGACGAGCGGCACGACGAACAGCACCACGTTCACGAGGCTGAGCAGCGCGCGGCCGTCGCCGCCGCCGAAGCGGAGCAGCGCGTCGGTCACCACCGCGAAGAACCCGACGTACGCGAGCAGCCACCGACTGCGCAGCACGTTGCTCGTCCCGTAGCCGGCGACCCTGAGAACCACCGCGGCAGGCGTCATGCGGCGGCCTCGCACGGCGCGAAGGATTGCGCCGAGAGCAGCTGCGCCACGGCGCGCTCGAGGCGCGTCTGGCCGGATGCACGGAGCAGCGCGTCGACGCGGCCGTGAAACTCGACGCGGCCGTCGACGAGCAGGGCCACGTCGTCGGCCAGCTCCTCGATCTCGCTCATGATGTGCGACGTGAGCAGCACGCTCCGCCCGGCGGCACGCTCGGCGAGCACCTTGTCCTTGAGGATGCCGCTCGAGATCGGGTCGAGGCCGGCGGTCGGCTCGTCGAGCACGAGCAGGTCGGGGCGGAACAGGAACGCGAGCACCGCGTTCACCTTCTGTCGGGTGCCGCCGGAGAGCGTGCGCAGCGGCTTGCGCAGGTGCGGCTCCAGCGCGAACCGCTCGACGAGCTCCACGTCGCGGTCGGCGGTGGCGGCCGCGTCGCGAAGATCGACGAGCATCGCCATCAGGTCGGCCGCGGTGAGGTTCTCCGGGAAGCGCGCGATCTGCGGCATGTAGCCGATCCGCGCGCGGTACGCGTCGCCGCGCACGATCTCGCCGCGAAAGCGGATCTCGCCGGCGTCGGGCCGCGTCAGGCCGAGCACGGACTTGATGAGCGTCGTCTTCCCGGCGCCGTTCGGGCCGACCAGCGCGAGCACGCGGCCCGGGTCGAGCGCGAGGTCGACGCCGCGCAGCACGTGCGCGTCGCCGAACCGCTTGGTGAGTGCCTGGATGCGGAGCATCGTCAGTGAAGCGAGGAGACAGTCGTGCGACGCGCGACGGGCCGCATCGCCGGGTGCGCGTCCACGACCGCGTCGGGCGTGAGCGACGGGATGCCGCGCTCCGCCACGTCGAGGAGGTCGACGAAGAAGCTCCGCAGGAGCACCATCGACGGCTCGTAGCGCGCGACGAGCAGCGAGAAGAGCCGCACGGGCCGGTGCGGCACGTCGCCGCGCCCGTCGCGATCGAGGTCGTAGCCGCGGTAGGCGTCGAACCAGTTGCCGGCGAACGCCGCGGTCGCGTCGCGGCCGCTCGTCGCGACGTCGAACGTGTTCGCGGAGAAGTCGTTCGCGTCGAAGCGCGAGTCCTGCACGTTGGACATGAGGCGCACGCCCCAGCCGTTCGACGCGAACACGTTGCGCGACGCGAGGAGCCGCGTGGTGCCGTCGGCCATGAGGCCCACGGTGTTGCGGGCGAACGTGTTCCCCTCGAGCACCGGGTCGCCGATCTCCTTCAGCAGCAGCCCGTACGCCGCGCCGCCGCGATTGTCCTCGAAGCGGTTGCCGCGCATCACGACCTGCTTCGTGTACATGACGGCCACCCCCGACCCGTTCGCGCGGAACGTGTTGTCGAGGTAGCGGCAGCTGTCGGAGTACATGAAGTGCAGCCCGTAGCGCAGGTTCCTCTCGCTCACGTTGCGCTCGACGGTGCTCGCACGCACGAACTCGAAGTAGATGCCGTCGCGGTGGCCGCGGATCTGATTGTCGGCGATGACGACGTCGCGCGCGCTCCACAGGTGGATGCCGTTGCCGCTCGCCGACTCGCCGGTCTTGCGCGCCGAGAGGACGTTGCGCTCGATGCGGCACCCCGCGACGTTCGCGAGATAGACACCGAAGAACGTGTCGTCGAACCGGTTGTCAGCGATGGTGCAGCCACCGGTATCGCGCACGCGGAGCGCGGCGCGATCCTCGGTGAACGCGGTGCCGACGCGCGCGAAGCGTACGCCGCGCACGGTCACGTCGCGCGCGGTCACGACCATGATCTCGCGCGCGTTCTCGCCGTCGAGCGTCGGCAGGCCCTCGCCGACGATGGTCACGGCGCGCGTCACGTGGAGCGTGGGCTCGCGGTACGTGCCGGCGCGAATGACGATGCGCGCGCCGGCCGGCGCGACGCGCAACGCCTCGGTCACCGTGCGCACCGCGCCGGTCGGCGAGACGACGACCGCGGGCTGCGCGAGGGCCGCGTGTGCGCCCAGCAGCAGCGCGGCGCCGAACGCGACCGGGCGGCGGTCAGTCCGCACGCGCCGCATGCGTCGCCTCCGCGAGGGCTCCGTCGTGCCGCGCGGCGGCGAGCACGTCGCTCCACCGCATCGTCGCCCCGGCTGCGCGAGCGCCGGCCGGCACGACGCCGCGCTGCGTCGCCACGAACCCCTTCCCCATCGGGCTCCCGGCAGCGCCCTGCAGACGGCGGAACTCCGCGCTGTCGGCCGCGAGGAACGTGCCCGGGTGGTTCCAGTCGCTCACCCACACGCCGCGCACCGCCGCCGAGTCCTGTGCGAGAACGAACGCGGCGAGGCACTCGACGGAGTCGAAGGTGTGGATCCTGCCCGTCGCGGTGATCACCTCGGCGCCGAACCGCCGGTCGCTGATCGTCATGCGACAGAAGCCGCACGACTCCTCGTCGTAGGCGATGGCCCGCGGGCCGTCGGGCGTGCACGCGGCCGCGAGCGCGGCGACGAGGGCGAGACGGCGCGCCGTCGCGCCGAGCGTGGGAAGGCGCGGCATGCGTCAGCTCCGCGCCGGCGCGACGGGCGGCGGCACCGGGGCAGCAGCGTGCGTCGCGGCGCGGTGCGCGACGTGCCACGGCCGCACCAGCAGCGCCATGACGCCGAGCAGGAACGCGACGCCGAGCAGGATGCCGCCCGCCGCCGGCCAC
The window above is part of the Gemmatirosa kalamazoonensis genome. Proteins encoded here:
- a CDS encoding ABC transporter permease subunit, coding for MTPAAVVLRVAGYGTSNVLRSRWLLAYVGFFAVVTDALLRFGGGDGRALLSLVNVVLFVVPLVALVFGTTYLYDAREFTELLLTQPVGRPPLFGGLLLGLALPLAVGFVAGVGLPFAIHGLGSRAEAATLATLLACGVALTLVFVALAFVIATRCDDKVRGLGAAVGLWLALGLVYDGAVLLAVAVFADYPVERPLLAAMLTNPIDLARVLLLLRFDVAALLGYTGAVFARFFGGTAGSLVAASALLAWIVLPLGLGLRAFRRRDF
- a CDS encoding ABC transporter ATP-binding protein, giving the protein MLRIQALTKRFGDAHVLRGVDLALDPGRVLALVGPNGAGKTTLIKSVLGLTRPDAGEIRFRGEIVRGDAYRARIGYMPQIARFPENLTAADLMAMLVDLRDAAATADRDVELVERFALEPHLRKPLRTLSGGTRQKVNAVLAFLFRPDLLVLDEPTAGLDPISSGILKDKVLAERAAGRSVLLTSHIMSEIEELADDVALLVDGRVEFHGRVDALLRASGQTRLERAVAQLLSAQSFAPCEAAA
- the nosD gene encoding nitrous oxide reductase family maturation protein NosD, which produces MRTDRRPVAFGAALLLGAHAALAQPAVVVSPTGAVRTVTEALRVAPAGARIVIRAGTYREPTLHVTRAVTIVGEGLPTLDGENAREIMVVTARDVTVRGVRFARVGTAFTEDRAALRVRDTGGCTIADNRFDDTFFGVYLANVAGCRIERNVLSARKTGESASGNGIHLWSARDVVIADNQIRGHRDGIYFEFVRASTVERNVSERNLRYGLHFMYSDSCRYLDNTFRANGSGVAVMYTKQVVMRGNRFEDNRGGAAYGLLLKEIGDPVLEGNTFARNTVGLMADGTTRLLASRNVFASNGWGVRLMSNVQDSRFDANDFSANTFDVATSGRDATAAFAGNWFDAYRGYDLDRDGRGDVPHRPVRLFSLLVARYEPSMVLLRSFFVDLLDVAERGIPSLTPDAVVDAHPAMRPVARRTTVSSLH